The DNA segment GGCGCTGCTGGCACCGGATGCGGTGTTCTACTCACCGGCGGTGTTCACCCCGCAGGAGGGGCGCGACAAGACCGCCGCCTACCTGACCGCGGCTGCGAAGCTGTTCGGCGGTAACGACTTTCGCTACGTCAATCAGTGGTACGCCGAGCGTTCGGCGGTGCTGGAGTTCGTCGCCGACATCGACGGCATCCACGTCAACGGCATCGACATGATCGAGTGGAACCAGTCCGACGAGATCACCTCGTTCAAGGTGATGCTGCGCCCGTTCAAGGCGTTGCAGAC comes from the Mycolicibacterium litorale genome and includes:
- a CDS encoding nuclear transport factor 2 family protein, yielding MTTPPVIQRWLELIDDGHGGDGGDGGDVTALLAPDAVFYSPAVFTPQEGRDKTAAYLTAAAKLFGGNDFRYVNQWYAERSAVLEFVADIDGIHVNGIDMIEWNQSDEITSFKVMLRPFKALQTVIPKMAELLGN